CTTGAGGTCGAGATCGAGGCCATCGCCAACGGCTACTTGCCGAACGACGCCGTCGATTCGCTCGATGCCGCGCGGTACCTGAAAGACAACGAGGAGTATTGGCCCTTCGAAGGCGACGATTGGCCCGACGAATACGTGGGCAGCGAGGGCCTCAAGTGAGGGGCCGCTTGGCGCTCGTCCTTCTCTCGGCGCTCGCGCTGCCGACCCTGGCGCTCGCCGCCGATCCGAAGGGCACGACGCCCCCCGCCGCCGCGGCCCCACCAGGAGGCGCCGGCAGCACCGGCGCGCTCAAGGCCGCCGCCGAGCGCTCCGTAACAGCGGCGGCCCCGCCGAAGAGCGCCGCGCCGCGCGGTGGTGCGCGCGAGAACACGGCGGGCCGGCCCGCGGTGCGCGGCCCAAAGTTGCCGCCGGAGACGTTGGCCCGGCTCCGCGGGCAGCTCGATCGCCGCGTCGAAAACGATCTCAAGGAAGCGCGCGCGCTCCGCGGCGAGGCCATCGGCCTCCTCACGACCTTCGTGAGCGAGACGCCGCGCGACGCCGCGGAGCTTCCGGAAGCGCTCATGCGGCTCGGCGAACTGCGGTGGGAGGTCGAGCGGGAAGGCTTCGTCGAGCGCTTCCGCGCCTGGGAGAAGCGCCCCGTCGATCAGCGCGGCGCGACGCCCGCGCCGGACTACGTGCCGGCGCGTGAGCTCTTCGGGCGCGTCTTGCGCGACTACCCGCGCTTTCGTGACTACGATCTCGCGCTCTACGTCGACGGCTTCCTCGCGACGGAGCAAGGCAAGGAAGACGACGCGCTGGCGCGCTTCGAGCGCATCCTCCGCGAGTTCCCGCGTTCGCGGTTCGTGGCCGACGCGCACATGGCGAAGGCCGAGGCCCTCTTTTCAGCGAAGTACGACTACGCGGCCGCGCTCGCCGAATACGAGAAGGTCCTCGCGTTTAAGAAGAGCGACCTCTACGGCCTCGCGCTCTTCAAGAGCGCCTGGTGCCTCTGGCGCCTCGGCAAGACCGATGACGCCGCACGGCGCTTCGTCAGCGTCTTCGAGGTCACCGACCAAGCAGCGACCGGCGGCGCGTCGGCCTCGCAAAAGAAGCAGCTCGACGAGCTCCAGAGCGAGGCCCTCAAGTACCTCGTCGAGGTGTTCACGGAAGACGAGAAGAACACCGCCGGCGACGTGCACCGATTTCTCCAGAAGATCGGCGGCGATCGCTTCGCGGCGCGCGTCGTAAAGGCGCTGGCGGAGCAGTTCTACGATCGCTCGCAGTACGAACGCGGGATGGAAGCCTACGAGCTGCTCATCCGCCTCGATCCGGCGAGCCGCGACGCACCTTCGTGGGTCCTCGAGATCGCTGCCGGCTGGGAGACGCTCGAGAACTGGCCCAAGCTGAACGCGACCTACCAGCGCATCTTGAAGGACTTCTTGCCGGGCGGCGCGTGGGCGCGCACCCAGGCCGACGCGGCGCACGTGCAGGCGACAACGACGCGCATCGAGGTCGCGCTCCGCGAGCACGCACTGCAACTTCACGCGAAGGCGCAGAAGGACAAGACGAGTCGCGCCGAGTTTGAAGGCGCCGCGGCGCTCTACATGACGTACCTCTCGCGGTTTGCGCCCGCACCGAACGCGTACCAGGTCGCGTTCTACCTGGCCGAGATCGACTTCTACCGGCTCGACAAGAACACCGAGGCGGCCACGTACTACATGGCGGCGGCCCGCGGCGTCCCTGAGAAGGAGGCGGCGAAGGAGCCGGCGCGCACGCTGCGCCGCGACGCGATCTACAACGCCATCGCCGCGCTCGAGCGCGTGCGCGTCGCCGAGCTCGAGGCACGCAAGGGCAAGCCGCAGGCGCAGGAGACCGAGAGCGACAAGAAGTTCGCCGAAGCGCTCGACCTCTACGCGCAGCTCTACCCTGCCGATCCGTCGCTGCCGGAGCTCTTCTTCCGTCAGGGGCGCCTCTACTACGAATACGGCGTCTTTGATCCGGCGGTGAAGATCTGGGGCGGGCTCCTCGAGAAGTTTCCGCGCAGTCAGTTCGCTCAGCCGGCCGGCGAGCTCATCCTCGACTCGTTCAACAAGTCGAAGAACTACGACAACATCGAGACCTGGGCGCGGCGCCTCAAGGCGGCTCCCTCGTTCCAAGCCAAAGAGCAGCAGCAGAAGCTCGACGTCTTGATCGTCCAGGCGGTCTTCAAGCAGGGCGAGCAGAAGTCCGCCGCCGGCGACCACGCGGGCGCCGCCAAGGCCTACCTGCGGGCCGCCAAAGAGTTCCCGCGCGACGCGCGCGCCGCGCAAGCGTGCGTGAACGCCATCTCGGCGGCTCAAAAGGGCGCCGACGTGGCGACGCTCCGTGAAGCGGCGCAGCTGGTGGCTTCGAAGGAGCATCGCGACAAGGCCGAAGCGCCCGAGGGCACGTGGCTCGCGGCGACGACGTTCCAGGCGATGGGCCTCTACGGCGACGCCGCCGAGTTTCACGAGGTCATCGCGGCGGCCGCTGACAAGCCACCGTTTTCGAAGTTTGAGAAGGCGAAAGACGCCGCCTACAACGCGGTCATCTTGCGGGCTGCGCTCGGCGAAAATGACAAAGCGGTGCAAGACGGGCAGCGCTACCTCGCCGCCTACGGCTCGTCGGCGGAGGCCGATGACGTGGTCTTCCAGATGGGACGCGCCCACCAGAACGCGAACCGGAACAAGGAGGCCGTCGACCTCTACAAGCGGTTCCTCGCGAAGGCGAAGAGCGCCGACGATCGCGTGAAGACCTACGTGCTGCTCGCCAAGGCGCAGCTCCGCACCAGCGACGGCAAGGGCGCCGACGAGTCGCTTCGCGCCGCGGTGACGACGGGCAAGCAGCGGCGCGCAACGCTCTCGGCGGAAGGCAAATACGCGGCGGCGCAGGCCCGGTACATGGAAGGCGAGCGCGTCCTCGAGCGCTTTGAGCAGATTCAGATCCAAGGCGACGTGAAGCAACTCTCGGCGCGCCTCAAGCAGAAGGCCGAGCTGCTCAAGCAAGCGGCCAGCATCTTGCTCGACACGGTCTCGCTCGGCGTGGCCGAGTGGACGACGGCTGCGCTCTACCAGATCGGGCGCACCTACGAGCTGTTCGCCAAGTCGCTCCGCGACGCGCCGCCGCCGCCCGGCATGTCCGACGCCGACAAGGAGGGCTACCAAACGCAGATCGACTCGTTCGTCGTGCCCATCGAAGAGCGAAGCCTCGATGCCTACGAAACGGGCTGGAAGAAGGCCATCGAGCTCGGCATCTACAACCAATGGACCGCCAAGATGCGCGAGGCGCTCGGTCGCTTGAACAGCGAGCTGTTCCCCCCGCTCAAGGAGATCGGCGCCGACATTCGCAGCGTCTCGCCGCTTCCCTTCCCACCGCTGATGGATGCTCCGCGACGCGGCGCATCCGGTGCCCCGGCGGCGACGGCGACGCCCGCCGCACCGTCCACGGCAGCCACCGCTCCGACGACGCCGACCGCGCCGGCGACGAAGACGCCGGTCGCCACGCCGGCGCCAAAGAAGGAGCCGAAGGGCAAACCGAAGGGGGCCAAGTGATGCGAGGCACCGCGCTCATGCTCGCGAGCCTTCTGGGTGCGCTCTCAGGTTGCGGCGGCGCGCAAGACGGGGAAAAGGGCGCCGCAACGCCCGCTCACCTGGCGCCGGCGAACCCGCAGGCCGTGACGAAGATGGCGCAGGCCGTCGCGGCGGCGCGAGAGCCGCAGGGCCGTGAGCGCGCGATCGTGCTCTTGCGAGAGGCCATCGCCATCGACGGCAATCTGTGGGAGGCGCGCTACAACCTCGGCGTTGTGCTCGCACAGACCGGCGATCTCGCGTCGGCCGAGGAGCAACTCGAAAAGTCGTTCCGTCTCGCCGAAGGCACACAAGAAGTGACGCTGGCTTTGGCGGAGGTGCAGCGGCGACGCGGCAAGTACAAGGACGCGGCTGAAACGCTGTCGAACTTCGTCAGCAAGAACCCCACCGTGGCGAGCGCTTCGATGGCGTATGTGTCGGCGCTCCGCGACGCCGGGCAGGTCGACAAGTCCATGGCGGCGGCGAAGGATCTCTTGGCGAAGAAGCCCGGCGACGCGTCGGCGCTCGCCGAATTGGCGCTGTGTCACCTCGCGAAGGGCGAGCGTGAAACGGCGGCGCTCCTCGCGAAGCAGGCGCTCGAATCGAATCCTAAGAGCGCCGTCGCGGAGCGAGCCACGGGGCTCATCGCGCTCGGCGCCGGCGACGACGCGGTGGCGTTTCGTTCGTTCCAGCGCGCGGCGCAAGAAGATCCGCGCGACACGACGGCGCGCATGAACATGGCGACGGTGCTCTTGCGCGCCGGCGCGTACGGAAAGGCCGCGGAGCAGTTTCGCGCGATCTTGGCGGCGAATCCGGAAGACGACGACGCGGCCGTGGGCTTGGCGACGGCGCTGCGCGGCGACTCGGAGCCGCAGCGGCCGAAATACGAAGAGGCCCGCGCGGTTCTCGAGAAGGTGCTGGCTCGCGATCCGCACCACACGGCGGCGCTCTTCAACCTCGCCGTGCTCAACGCCGATTTTCTGAAGAAGCCTGACGCCGCCGTGCCGCTCTTTCGGCGCTTCCTCGCCGACGCGCCCGGCGATCACAAGTCGCGCGCCGAAGCGGAGCGAGGCCTCGCGGCGCTGGGTGCGCAGAAGGGCCCCGCCGCTACGCCAGCCCCGGCCCCAGCCGCACCAGCGCCGGCGGCCGCGCCGAAGGCGCCAGCCGCGGCTGCCCCCGCCCCGCCGAAACCCAAACCGAGAGAGGAGAGCGAGGAGTGAGCGGCGAGAGCAAGCGCACAGTCCTGTTCGTACTCGTGACCGCCGGCAGCTTCGCCTTGGTGACGGCGCTGGCGAGCGCGCAAACGAAGAAGCGCGAACGCGGCGTGAAGCCCGCGGCGGCGCGCGTCGACGCTGGAGCGCGAGGCGACGCGGGGCAAGCCCCACAAGCCACGCACGCCGCGCCGCCAACGGCGGCCGGCAGCAAGGCCGCGCGCGAAGACGCCGGCTTCGTCGAGACCAAGACGCTCGACGGCGGGGCCCGCGTCTTCCGCTTCGGTGAGATGGAAATCGAAGGGCGCTTGCGGAACCCTCAGCTCGTCTATTTCTTGCGGCGCGTGCGCGCGGAGTTCGCGGCCGGCGATTTGGGGCACCGCACCTTCATGCAGGAGCTCGCCGAAACGAAG
This region of Myxococcales bacterium genomic DNA includes:
- a CDS encoding tetratricopeptide repeat protein, producing the protein MMRGTALMLASLLGALSGCGGAQDGEKGAATPAHLAPANPQAVTKMAQAVAAAREPQGRERAIVLLREAIAIDGNLWEARYNLGVVLAQTGDLASAEEQLEKSFRLAEGTQEVTLALAEVQRRRGKYKDAAETLSNFVSKNPTVASASMAYVSALRDAGQVDKSMAAAKDLLAKKPGDASALAELALCHLAKGERETAALLAKQALESNPKSAVAERATGLIALGAGDDAVAFRSFQRAAQEDPRDTTARMNMATVLLRAGAYGKAAEQFRAILAANPEDDDAAVGLATALRGDSEPQRPKYEEARAVLEKVLARDPHHTAALFNLAVLNADFLKKPDAAVPLFRRFLADAPGDHKSRAEAERGLAALGAQKGPAATPAPAPAAPAPAAAPKAPAAAAPAPPKPKPREESEE
- a CDS encoding tetratricopeptide repeat protein translates to MALVLLSALALPTLALAADPKGTTPPAAAAPPGGAGSTGALKAAAERSVTAAAPPKSAAPRGGARENTAGRPAVRGPKLPPETLARLRGQLDRRVENDLKEARALRGEAIGLLTTFVSETPRDAAELPEALMRLGELRWEVEREGFVERFRAWEKRPVDQRGATPAPDYVPARELFGRVLRDYPRFRDYDLALYVDGFLATEQGKEDDALARFERILREFPRSRFVADAHMAKAEALFSAKYDYAAALAEYEKVLAFKKSDLYGLALFKSAWCLWRLGKTDDAARRFVSVFEVTDQAATGGASASQKKQLDELQSEALKYLVEVFTEDEKNTAGDVHRFLQKIGGDRFAARVVKALAEQFYDRSQYERGMEAYELLIRLDPASRDAPSWVLEIAAGWETLENWPKLNATYQRILKDFLPGGAWARTQADAAHVQATTTRIEVALREHALQLHAKAQKDKTSRAEFEGAAALYMTYLSRFAPAPNAYQVAFYLAEIDFYRLDKNTEAATYYMAAARGVPEKEAAKEPARTLRRDAIYNAIAALERVRVAELEARKGKPQAQETESDKKFAEALDLYAQLYPADPSLPELFFRQGRLYYEYGVFDPAVKIWGGLLEKFPRSQFAQPAGELILDSFNKSKNYDNIETWARRLKAAPSFQAKEQQQKLDVLIVQAVFKQGEQKSAAGDHAGAAKAYLRAAKEFPRDARAAQACVNAISAAQKGADVATLREAAQLVASKEHRDKAEAPEGTWLAATTFQAMGLYGDAAEFHEVIAAAADKPPFSKFEKAKDAAYNAVILRAALGENDKAVQDGQRYLAAYGSSAEADDVVFQMGRAHQNANRNKEAVDLYKRFLAKAKSADDRVKTYVLLAKAQLRTSDGKGADESLRAAVTTGKQRRATLSAEGKYAAAQARYMEGERVLERFEQIQIQGDVKQLSARLKQKAELLKQAASILLDTVSLGVAEWTTAALYQIGRTYELFAKSLRDAPPPPGMSDADKEGYQTQIDSFVVPIEERSLDAYETGWKKAIELGIYNQWTAKMREALGRLNSELFPPLKEIGADIRSVSPLPFPPLMDAPRRGASGAPAATATPAAPSTAATAPTTPTAPATKTPVATPAPKKEPKGKPKGAK